One window of Misgurnus anguillicaudatus chromosome 13, ASM2758022v2, whole genome shotgun sequence genomic DNA carries:
- the rybpa gene encoding RING1 and YY1-binding protein A, with protein sequence MGDKKSPSRPKRQAKPSADNGFWDCSVCTFKNSAEAFKCSICDVRKGTSTRKPRINSQLVAQQVAQQYAAPPPAKKERRERSDRDLPDDDHFDMDNSDSDRLSSLHPDSDHPERLGLDGGQPDRGHSPKERRPERVLEKHQQIDADRRPERSELTQDLLHLNRTDGDHTDRGALEKLQPHREHMDKEHPIPHTASSGMQPAERMGAEREELKKGKIERAIMEKHKERHKSLTPSKKPTAKKIKPKLVHKGPTGESNGVKSGKSVTKNNKSIISRPKLKNIDRSSAQQLAITVGNVTVIITDFKEKARSSSTSSSTVTSSAGSEQQHLSSSSESTDKGSSRASTPRRDHSSGHNETL encoded by the exons ATGGGCGACAAGAAAAGCCCATCAAG GCCAAAAAGACAAGCCAAGCCCTCTGCAGACAACGGATTTTGGGACTGTAGCGTCTGCACCTTCAAAAACAGTGCAGAGGCATTCAAATGCAGTATATGTGATGTGCGGAAAGGTACATCTACAAG AAAACCTAGGATAAACTCTCAACTCGTGGCACAGCAGGTTGCTCAGCAGTACGCCGCTCCACCCCCAGCCAAAAAAGAAAGGAGAGAGAGGTCAGACAGAGACCTGCCCGACGACGACCACTTCGACATGGACAACTCTGACTCGGATAGACTCAGCAGTCTCCACCCTGACTCTGACCATCCGGAGAGATTAGGTCTGGATGGAGGTCAGCCGGACAGAGGACATTCTCCGAAGGAGCGGAGACCGGAGCGCGTTCTGGAGAAACACCAGCAGATCGATGCAGACAGGAGGCCCGAGAGATCGGAGCTGACCCAGGATCTGCTCCATCTCAACAGAACGGACGGAGATCACACGGACAGAGGAGCGCTGGAAAAACTTCAGCCTCACAGGGAACACATGGACAAAGAGCATCCGATTCCGCACACAGCAAGCTCCGGGATGCAGCCGGCAGAGAGGATGGGCGCAGAGAGAGAGGAGCTCAAAAAGGGAAAGATAGAACGAGCCATAATGGAAAAACACAAGGAGAGACACAAAAGCCTCACACCCAGTAAAAAACCCACCGCCAAGAAGATAAA GCCCAAACTCGTTCATAAAGGTCCAACTGGTGAAAGTAACGGCGTGAAATCTGGCAAGTCAGTGACGAAGAATAACAAATCTATAATTTCACG ACCTAAACTGAAGAACATAGACAGAAGCTCCGCCCAGCAGCTCGCTATAACAGTGGGAAATGTGACTGTCATCATCACAGACTTTAAGGAGAAGGCTCGCTCCTCCTCCACCTCCTCATCTACTGTCACCTCCAGTGCTGGCTCGGAGCAGCAGCACCTGAGCTCCAGCTCGGAGAGCACGGACAAGGGCTCCTCCCGCGCCTCCACCCCAAGGAGAGACCACTCGTCTGGGCATAACGAGACCCTGTGA